In Cloacibacillus sp., the DNA window GATCAGCCCGTCGTCAAGGATGTCATATTCGATGACGGTCAGCTCCGTGCCCAGCTCTTTCGTAAGGCGCAGCGCGTCGTCGAGTTCAAAACGCGGCTGAAAGGGCGTCTTGACATAGTAGGGGCGCACCTCCGCGCCGCATTGCAGCGCCGCGTAAAGAAGATAGGCGGAGTCTGTGCCACCGGAGAAGGCCAGCGCGGCGCGCGGGTTTTCGTGAAAGAAATCGCTGAGTTCCATTATGAAACACTCCTTTTGCCGTCCTCAGGCGGGCAAACCTGCAGGCCAACGGAGATGGCTTCGACGCCGCACTCGTCCATGAGCTGTACGTTGTAGAAGAGTTCGCGCGAGGGGCCGTCGGCGAAGAGCCTGCCGCCTTTGAGCAGTATCGAGCGTTCGCAGACCTCTTCGGCGAAGGTCAGGTCGTGGGTGGCGATAAGTTTGGTGTGAGGCAGGGCCTTAAGCACGTTTATCAGGTTGCGCCGCGCCCGCGGGTCAAGGAAGGCTGTCGGCTCGTCAAAGAGCATCACCGCGGGCTCCATCGCGAGCACCGTCGCGAGCGCCGCCATGCGCTTTTCGCCGCCGGAGACCTTGAGCGCCGTCTTGCCGCGCAGATGTTCGATATGCAGCAGGGCGAGGCTTTCCTCCACACGCCGCGCCACCTCCTCCTCGGAGAGCCCCATATTGCGCGGGCCGAAGGCGATATCGTCATAGATCGAGGCCATAAAGAGCTGGTCGTCGGGATTCTGGAAGAGGACGCCGACCTTTGAGCGTATCTCCGCGAGGCTGTTTTTTGTCAGCGTCGTACCGCAGGCCCGGACGACGCCCGTCGAGGGCAGGACGCCGACCAGCGCCATGATGAGCGAGGTCTTCCCCGCGCCGTTCGCGCCGATGAGCGCCGCGCTTTCCCCGCGCGCCAGACTAAAACCGACCCTATCCACGGCCATCGTGCCGTCAGGATAGGTGACCGATAGATTTTCTATATCAAGCATTCAAAGAGCCTCCCGATGAGCTGAGGAATATTTACAAGACGGAACAGCAGCGACGAGCCGCAGAGAAGGAGGATAAAGACAAGGTCGCCCGGCGCGAGGCGGCGCTTCCGTATGGCGGAGGGCGGCGCGCTTTGGTAGCCGCGGCACTTCATCGCCTGATAGACGCGTTCGGCGCGGTCGAAGCTGCGCAGCAGCAGCTGCCCCGCGAAGCTGCCCATGTCCCTCATCGCCACCCCTTTTTTGCCGCCGCCGCGCAGCGAATAGGCGGTGTACATCGACAGCGCCTCGCCGGCCAGCGTTCCCAGATAGCGGTAGGTCATCTCAAAGAGAGAGATAAAAACTGCGGGCAGCCGCAGGCGGCGCAGCCCCTCCATCAGTTCGCGGAAGGGGGTGACGGCGACAAGGATCAGCACGACGGAGACGCAGAGCAGCGTGCGGAATACGATCGTAAAGAGGGCCATCCAACCAGCCGTAACGTGGAGACCGCCGACGGTAAAGAGCGCCGCGCGGTCAAAAAAAGCCGAAGAGAGCCCCGCGAAGAGGCAAAATGGCAGCGCCACAAGACTTCTCTTAAAGATCATGCCGCCGGGGATACCGGCGAGCGCAAGGGCCACGGCGGGATAGAGTACGAAGGGTGCGAGGCCCGAGAGTTCGCCCCGTCCGAAGGAGACGACGGCGGCGATATAGAATAGGGTCCCCAGGATCTTCGCCCGCGGATCGAGGGTGTGGATGACGGAGCCGCCGCCGGCAAGCTGCTCAAGCGAGTATATCTCATAGACGCTGCCGCGCAGATCCGTCATCCGCCTCCCTTAGTGCGGTTACAGGCTACGCCTTCGCCGCCGCGTCCTTGTGTTTCTTAGATTTAGAGATCACCGTGCCGATAAGCGCCGCCGCCGCGAAGGTCATCAGCGAGCCAATGATGCCCGCCGCCGCGGTGCCGGAGATCGGCGCCGTCTCTGACGGCGCGGCGTAATCGTAATCCGGCATAAAGGCGGTCTTTTCCTGTATCCCCGCCGCGCTCTCAAAGGCGGGGCCGGAGGCCTCTAGCTCGTCGGAACCGGTCACTCCCATCACCGACCATTCGAGCCCATCGGGATATGACGAGGCGAAGCCGGAGAGTATCGCGCCGGTGACGAGCGTCAGCGCCGCGAGCGCCGCGAGCACCCTCTTCATTGAGACTCCGGCGGGGATGTCCGCGCCGCTCTCCGCGCTTTCAA includes these proteins:
- a CDS encoding ABC transporter ATP-binding protein, coding for MLDIENLSVTYPDGTMAVDRVGFSLARGESAALIGANGAGKTSLIMALVGVLPSTGVVRACGTTLTKNSLAEIRSKVGVLFQNPDDQLFMASIYDDIAFGPRNMGLSEEEVARRVEESLALLHIEHLRGKTALKVSGGEKRMAALATVLAMEPAVMLFDEPTAFLDPRARRNLINVLKALPHTKLIATHDLTFAEEVCERSILLKGGRLFADGPSRELFYNVQLMDECGVEAISVGLQVCPPEDGKRSVS
- the cbiQ gene encoding cobalt ECF transporter T component CbiQ, encoding MTDLRGSVYEIYSLEQLAGGGSVIHTLDPRAKILGTLFYIAAVVSFGRGELSGLAPFVLYPAVALALAGIPGGMIFKRSLVALPFCLFAGLSSAFFDRAALFTVGGLHVTAGWMALFTIVFRTLLCVSVVLILVAVTPFRELMEGLRRLRLPAVFISLFEMTYRYLGTLAGEALSMYTAYSLRGGGKKGVAMRDMGSFAGQLLLRSFDRAERVYQAMKCRGYQSAPPSAIRKRRLAPGDLVFILLLCGSSLLFRLVNIPQLIGRLFECLI